A single region of the Marinobacter nanhaiticus D15-8W genome encodes:
- a CDS encoding alpha/beta fold hydrolase, with protein MTIHVKTLPDNVTDQTQRSPGRPDLRQTLMRLGMDWYARLSPEGAGRLVNRQFFKPGRLPMPYRYESLLDVADSHTQLHHGTNILPIYSWGEGPTILMVHGWSGAGIQFGAYIEPLVKAGFRAVLFDAPAHGRAQGSSTNLYEIAEVVKRVGVNHGPVHGIIAHSMGSVAAARAISRGLDVRNLVMLAPPSDLQTVVHGLGRRLKLPANVLQVHKRLIEERFGTDVWSELSLVRLAGQLTQRGLVVIDSDDRDVPPAQSHEVHLAWPGGHVLHTRGLGHHRMLWNPDVVKAVIGAVASPA; from the coding sequence ATGACCATCCACGTGAAAACGCTGCCGGATAACGTTACTGATCAAACCCAAAGGTCGCCGGGCCGTCCCGATCTCAGGCAAACACTCATGCGCCTGGGCATGGATTGGTACGCACGCCTTTCGCCGGAAGGCGCAGGACGCCTGGTCAACCGCCAGTTCTTCAAACCGGGCCGGCTGCCGATGCCTTACCGTTACGAGAGCCTGCTGGATGTTGCCGACAGCCATACGCAGCTTCATCACGGCACCAACATCCTGCCGATCTACAGCTGGGGAGAAGGCCCGACGATTCTCATGGTTCACGGTTGGTCCGGCGCTGGCATCCAGTTCGGCGCCTACATTGAACCACTGGTGAAAGCGGGGTTCCGGGCTGTGCTATTCGATGCGCCTGCACACGGCCGGGCCCAGGGCTCGAGCACGAACCTCTACGAGATCGCCGAAGTGGTGAAGCGAGTCGGCGTGAACCATGGACCGGTTCACGGCATCATCGCCCATTCCATGGGTAGCGTTGCGGCAGCACGTGCGATCAGTCGCGGTCTGGACGTCAGGAACCTGGTGATGCTGGCCCCGCCCTCCGACCTGCAAACCGTTGTCCATGGGCTGGGCAGGCGCCTGAAGCTTCCTGCCAACGTACTGCAGGTTCACAAGCGCCTGATCGAGGAGCGCTTCGGCACCGACGTTTGGTCGGAGCTGTCGCTGGTTCGACTCGCCGGGCAACTCACCCAGCGTGGTTTGGTCGTCATCGACAGCGACGACCGCGACGTACCGCCGGCCCAAAGCCACGAGGTGCATCTCGCCTGGCCGGGCGGCCATGTGCTCCATACCCGGGGCCTGGGGCATCACCGGATGTTATGGAATCCTGACGTGGTGAAAGCGGTGATCGGTGCAGTCGCCTCACCGGCTTGA